The region catcgaaactgaagtcaccatgagagcagggcatgaaaggccacagactctgagactgttttgtctatactgatgatgatggaggaggaggatgacgatgacgatgatgctatggaggtccattttggtttgggactgcatgacaaggctgcactctacgcttcctgtcataatgatatcccggcattaaccaggcccgagagatacagacacatgcagtgttggtcaagtaatttgagcaacacacccaaagacgcatccttgaaatggatgacactcgactgtgtggtcccagtctccccatttaagcccacaacacactcaactctgggtaggagccagccacgggccaaaaaacccacctccgctgggattcgaacccgcgtcctcccagctgtcagtccgcgacgctaaccacttcgccacggcggctggtaatgtGTCTTATTCTCATAATCAACACCTAAAAATTACACTTGCCCACAAAGGGACTGGGTCAACAAGTGTAAAACTGTACAGTGCTCAGCAACCAACAGTCTCCTCCAAACAGGAAGTCAGCAATGCAGGGAAGCAGCAAGTGATTCTTGTAGGAAAATGAGTAATACCACTGAGCTATCGAGTTCACCTAAGTCAGCCAAGGGAAATCAatctatttatgtatatatatatactagattggaagaccctgcaacgcttcaaggacaccttgaacacaatcctcaaagcctgtgacatagacatcgcttcctgggaaactgatgtccttgaccactctcactggaggatgctgtgctctaatggcataaagacgtttggaaacaagagaacactggccattaaggagaagcgtgagcgaaggaagcagggctcaacttctggagacgttttcccttgcaacacctgtgggaagtgctgcgcatccggaatcagcctcttctcccatatgaggacacacaccgacagataagcttgcctgcctactcatccatcggtctgacgggagactccatcatcaatatatatatatatgtgtgtgtgtgtgtgtgtgtgtgtgtgtgtgttgctatggaagttGCTATGGATCGAGAATACATGTTTGGACACACCTGACTACCTCCTGGCTGAATTCACTGTAAAGAGTGCTTCTCCACACAAGATTCCAGATCTAATTAAAACACataacaccacaattctgacagcTCTGTCACTCTGTGAACTGAAGTCAAGTCACTTCATCAGTGCTTGCTTCTACTGGATTAGAGGCTGCCAGTTAAAGAGAATGATTCCTACATTTGGAAACTCGTAAATGTTTCTTGTCTTCATTAGCAAAAAGCAGTTGCTCATGATGAGTAGCCTCTTGCATATCAGAATAACATACATGTCTCTCTGATTGTTAAAGAATCACCTGAGCACCGGGAAAGAGGAAAAGTATGTCCTTTAACACTATTTTTTTCATTTGCAAGAAACAAGAAGAGTGAACATACACTATAAAACACTGCACTGTTTCTGCAATAACAAAGCACCATGAGGAAGATGATGGAATGATTaacactaagcaaacttagcactgttaACACAGGGCTGGCCAGAGTTAAACACCTGGTTACAGTGGCGGCCTGTTACACACCTCTTCAAGGTGGTAGCCACAGGCCGGATAGGTCAGCAGACCCTGACTTCACATCTTTCATTTTCTGCTGAAAGAGGGCAGCATTTCTCCAGACTCCCAGAGACTGACTGGTCCTGTACTGCAGCAAAGGATCAGTGCTGTGGTGTTCTCCATCATCTCTCATTCCTGTGTGGTCATgggcatcatcgtcatcgtcatcatcatcatcttccattTCCTTGCTGCCTAGAATGAAGGCATGGCTGTCGTCAGatctaccatcaccaccagcactggAGCTGTGTGCAGTTCCATGATGCTGCGTCCTTTGCTCGGGGACGATGTTCCATGCCTTCAACAGCGATGGAGACCAGAAGAGTGAAGCAATGCCCTGATGGCCCACAGTGCCCAGCACGCTGGGCACCGTGAACAGCATCACAGGGTCTTCACCCTGCATGGACTGAGGGGACAGCCCGTCCAGCCACTCAGTGCTGACCACACAGACACGACCCGTCTCCTTGTTCAAAGCCAGTCTCTTCACTGTCTGCCTGCCACACAAAGCACAGTGCTGCATGTCAATAACGTCAAAGTTGTAGACAATCCAACCTCTTTTTCTCCAATAATAACTTGTCAATCATCCACTTCAAATGACTATTTCAcaggcaacaacaaacaaaatgtctGGCGTGTCAAACAAATGGGTAAGTAAAGTCTGTGTCAGATTTAAAATCAACAGAATAACACAGATAAAATACAGGTtactgaaacaaaaacacacatgcacatataggTAATATACTATATAATATACCTAACATCACTGATGCTGAAGAACGTAAACTGATGATACCAGTAAATCAAAATATGTAACGGTTacactcaccatcatcactaaATCAGAGTATCAAAGAGAATGATTTGTTTATCTGAATTTATAGATCCGTACACATTCAAAGATCTCAACATATGAACAGAATAATAATCAACATCTCCTGTTTACAAGATTTCTTTATTCAAATTTGTAGATCAACCATATTAATTCAGACATATTTACCTTGTTCAAGTTCTTATTAtctgaaataaacaaagaacttTTAACTTGAAATAAGAGTTTTAGCTTTTAAATTTGCCAAAGACAACAATCACAAAGCATAGCCACCTTACCCATGTAAGAAGGTTTTATTCTTGTACATGACAGTGCCACAAGCCAAGTTGAACACGTAAACACTGTTATCAATGGCAGCCACACCCAGCTTTTCGCCAGCCGCCAGGAGAAGGATGTTTTCCTTGTCAACATTACTAAATAAACTCCAACTTTCACTAATCACCCTCTCCTGAACTTGTTGCGAAACCACGCCCTTTGAGCTGACCTTGAAAGTATGTTCCGTGAACGTCCTCCCATGCTGGACATATTTGCCCGAGGATGTGTACACGACATTGGGCTGTGCACTGCTCCGGCAGAAAGAGAAAGCACTGATGGGGAATATGTGAACATCTTTCTGCAGCAAGCGTCCAGTGGAGCTAAGCACGGCCGCACATATCCAATGgcccgtgcacacacagacagcaacttGGTCCTTTTTCAAACCACCGTCCGGCAAGAAAAACACTTTTGTGGGCACAAGATCCGAGACAGAGTAGTTCTCCACGTCATCAATCTGTATGGAGACGATGCTGCCCATGTTAAAGACATCCAAGCTGTCATCCACCAGGTGCAGGTCTCCGTCCGTGGTGGCCACAATCATGAAGTGACCATCAGGGTGGACGTCCAGGGCAGTCACTGAACAGGGTCCGCACTGAAAGTCCTTGTGCAAGGCTTCGCCCGTCAGGGTCAGCACTCTCACCTGCCCAAAATGGTTGCCAGCCAACAGCAGGTCGGAGCTGAAGAGTAGACAGGTGGGCATGAAGTCTTTTGAC is a window of Babylonia areolata isolate BAREFJ2019XMU chromosome 22, ASM4173473v1, whole genome shotgun sequence DNA encoding:
- the LOC143297311 gene encoding uncharacterized protein LOC143297311, with amino-acid sequence MTENMDEIAFENWMGDVMPQMIQLSLKQTETLFEQFVLNCSRDQKRFLEKQISLFLRRDFFTLPDLVVEHILGYLNIPTLLNLRLVCQSWDRRLRAMGRMWNSRCQQQSVLPYTRPSQSAKSSFEHFMRSRRVLHLLKANKALSMVYRPVFLWWPGSKIMCSGASFHEDSFHYRLVPHIVEYSHHHQMIVTGCKSNVHLMAMHARSNLPLWVSKDFMPTCLLFSSDLLLAGNHFGQVRVLTLTGEALHKDFQCGPCSVTALDVHPDGHFMIVATTDGDLHLVDDSLDVFNMGSIVSIQIDDVENYSVSDLVPTKVFFLPDGGLKKDQVAVCVCTGHWICAAVLSSTGRLLQKDVHIFPISAFSFCRSSAQPNVVYTSSGKYVQHGRTFTEHTFKVSSKGVVSQQVQERVISESWSLFSNVDKENILLLAAGEKLGVAAIDNSVYVFNLACGTVMYKNKTFLHGQTVKRLALNKETGRVCVVSTEWLDGLSPQSMQGEDPVMLFTVPSVLGTVGHQGIASLFWSPSLLKAWNIVPEQRTQHHGTAHSSSAGGDGRSDDSHAFILGSKEMEDDDDDDDDDAHDHTGMRDDGEHHSTDPLLQYRTSQSLGVWRNAALFQQKMKDVKSGSADLSGLWLPP